Within the Solwaraspora sp. WMMA2056 genome, the region CCGGTGCACCGGATCGTCGGTCGGGTCGACGGACGACACCCGGTCGATCCGAAAGGTCCGCCGGCCGGTCTCCGTGGTGGCGACGAGGTACCACCACGGATCCTTGGCGACGATGCCCAGCGGGTGGACGGTCCGCTCGCTCACGGTGCCGGTGCTGTCGACGTAGCCGAACCGCACCTGGACGCCCCGGATCACCGCGTCCTGGAGTTCGTCGAGGAGGCGCGGCGGCGGGCGATCGGCCCGGCCCGCCCCCCATCGTTGCGGGTCGATCGCGATCGACGACGCCGCTGCCTGCGCCTGGGCCCGGAAGGGCTCCGGCAGGGCACGGACGAGCTTGCGCAGCGCGGTTTTCACGGCCGGCGTCGTGGCCGAGGCCGGGCCGGCGACCAGGAACAGGGCGCGGGCCTCGCCTGCGGTCAACCCGGACAGGTCGGTACGGGCACCGCCGACGAGGCGCCAGCCGCCGCCTCGGCCCTGCGTCGAGTACACGGGCACTCCGGCCATGGCCAGGGCGTCGAGGTCGCGGCGGGCGGTGCGTTCGGAGACCTCCAGCTCCCGGGCGACCTCCGCCGCCGTCACCTGCTCGCGCTGCTGCAGCAGCAGGAGTACGGCCACCAGCCGGTCGGTGCGCATGCCGCCAAGATTGTCAGATAAACCGGTCATGAGGTGACCGGTTTTGGTCGGCAGGATGGCGGCATGAACTTTCCCGAGCCCAGTCTTGTCCCCGTCAACGGTGTGAAGCTCGAAGTCTTCGAAGCCGGCCGGCAGAATGCTGGCAAGCCGATCGTGCTCTGTCACGGCTGGCCGGAGCATGCCTACTCGTGGCGCCACCAGATGCAGGCCCTGGCCCAAGCGAGCTACCACGTCATCGTCCCGAACCAGCGGGGCTACGGCAATTCGTCGCGCCCGAGCGAGGTGACCGACTACGACATCGCGCACCTGTCGGGTGATCTCGTCGCGCTGCTCGATCACTACGGGTACGACGATGCCACCTTCGTCGGCCACGACTGGGGTGCGATGGTCGTCTGGGGGCTGACCCTGCTGCATCCGGACCGCGTCAACAAGGTGATCAACCTGAGTCTGCCGTACCAGGAGCGCGGCGAGACGCCCTGGATCGAGCTGATGGAATCCGTACTCGGTGGCGACTTCTATTTCGTCCACTTCAACCGACAGCCCGGTGTCGCGGACGCCGTGTTCGACGAGAACACCTTCCAGTTCCTGCGCAACCTGTACCGGAAGAACCTGCCCCTGATGGAGCCTCGGCCCGGTATGGCGTTCATCGAGCTGGCCCGAGCGGAAGCGCCACTCGGTGAGCCGGTGATGAGCGACAGCGAACTGGCCGTCTTCGTCTCCGCCTTCGAGTCGACCGGTTTCACCGGCAGCATCAACTGGTATCGCAACCTCGACCGCAACTGGCATCTGCTGGCGGACGTCGACCCGATCATCCGACAGCCCACGCTGATGATCTACGGCGACCGGGACATGATCGCGAAGTCCGACCGACTGGCCGACTTCGTGCCCAACGTGGACGTGGTCACCCTGGACTGCGGTCACTGGATCCAGCAGGAGAAGCCGGACGAGACGACCCGGGCGATCCTGACCTGGCTGGAACAGCAGGACGCCACCCGGGACAGGTAGACCCTGACGGCGTCCTGACGACCCAGGGTGGCCGTCGACCCGAGGAGCTGAACTATCCTTCATGGATGGAAGAATCCGAAAGCGGATACCGTTGGGAGACCGCCAGCGCAGGACAGATCCCGGCCGGCGCGGCACCCCACGGCTACGAGGAGGACGGCGCGCTGCTCTGGGTGTGCCGCGCCGAGCTGCACGGGGGTATGCACCCGGGCCGGGTCCGTCCTGATCTTGGTGCCGCCCTTATCGCCTGGGGCGGCGCGGAGGTCAGCGTCGACGAGTACGAAGTGCTGATGGATCGCGGCGTCTGGGGCATCGGGTCAGACGGCGCAGTGCCGTCGGACGCGACGCCGGTGGGCCGGGAGCACAGCGGCGAACCGCTCTACGTCGCCCGTGCCGCGGTCGCGCCCGGCGCGCTGCACGTCGGCAAGGTGCGGCCCGCTTTCGGCGCGGCCAACATCGGGTACGGCAAGAACGAACGCACGGTCGCGACGTACGAGGTGCTGCTGGACCCGCAGCCGGCTCCTGCCGCACATGTCGACGACCGCACCGGCGTCCAGATGGAGCCCACCTACGCCGACTTCGGCACCGACCCGGCGCGCACCGGCAACGTGACCATCACCGGCATCGACCGGTCGTGGAACGCCGACGGTCACCTGGCCATCAATGCATGCGGCTCGGTCGAGCTGGAGTTCGACGTACCCGATCCGGGCGTCGTCGGCGAGGCATGCGTCGCCGTCGTGGCGCTCGCGTCGATGCTCTCCGGCTCGCCCGGACACGCCCCGCTGACCGTTCGCCTCAACGGCAGGCCACTGGCCGACCGGCTGCGGATCCCGAACGGCGGCGGGCTGCCGCAGCGGCTGATCTTCGCGGTCTCGGCCGAGGATCTGCTGGCCGGCCGCAATACGCTGCGGGTGGAAAGCGGTGGCGACGCCAAGAGCATGCTGTGGCTGTACCGGGTGACGATCGACCCGATGCACGCACATGACCAGGCCAGGTCGGCGCTCGAAAGCCAGCTGATCGCAGATCCGGTGCTGAGGTACGCCACCAGCCGGGGTGAGGTCACTCTCTTCATCGACCGGGGCGAGCATTGCCTGCTCGAGCACGTGGCCTGGGCGGACGAGTCCGGCGCCGAGTACGCCGTCACCTTCGAGGCCCAGCAAGCCGCCTTCTACGGCTGGTGTCGCCGGCCGGGCAAGCGACCGAAGGAGTTCCGGGGCCAGCTCATCGAACGTAGTCCCGCCACCAGGGATACCTCGCGATACGTGGCCCAGGAAGGCTGGGGTGGTGGCTGGTATCCCTCGCACGACCTCCTGCTCGCGGTGGGGGTGGGTGGTCGCCCGCTCACCCGGTTGGCCTGGCGCGACAACCGGGGCGGAAACGGCACGATCGCCTTCCGTGACGACACCTTCCTGGGGACCCACCAGCGGGTCGGAGAGGGCCCTGTCGGCTACCGGGGCCGAATGAGGTAGGAGCATCGCTGCCGGGCATCCCGGCCAGGCCGGACCACACCCCCTCACCCACACAGTCGGCCGGGAGTTACCGCTGGTTTCCCGCGCGCAGCCAGGCGATGTAGTCAGCGGCAGCCGCGGCGGTGTCGTACTGGGGGTTGAATCTGGTGTCCTCGCGCAGGCGGGTGATGTCGAGCCAGCTCACCGGGCGGCCTCCGCCCGAGGCAAGTTCGCACTGGAAGCCGGGCTCGACAGAGGCGATCGCGGTGACGACGTCGGCGTTGCTTGTGGCGCGACCAGAGGCGACGTTGTACGTGGAGTTGGTCAGCTTCTCGGCGAGCTGCAGCAGCGCGAGTGCGCGACCGGTGTCCTTGACGTAGAGCAGGTCGAGAGCGTCTTCGGCGTGCGGCGGTGCGAGGAGTCCGGACAGGTCGGGTTCGCTGCGCCGGGCTGCGGCATGAGCCAGGGAGGGCGCGGCGAAGAACGGGTCGGGCAGGTGTCCGCCGGGACCCCAGGTGCCGCAGATGCGGGCGTTGATGATGTCCACGTCGGTCACGTCTGAGAGGTGGCCGGCGAGGAGTTCGGTGATCTTCTTGAACGTCGGGATGGCGTGGACGTGCCCCAAGGGGATCGGCACGTCCTCGGTGAGCGCACCTTCAGAGGTGAAGCCGTAGACGCCGATGGTGCTGGCGGTGACGACGCGGCGCACACCCCAGGTCTGCGCGACGCGGACGATGTTGAGGAACGCCTCCAGGGCTCCTCCCGTCGCTCCGATCGGGTCGACGTCGGTCGCCGGCCAGGGCAGGGCGAGGGCGAGGTGCACGATTCCGGTGATCGGGTACCGCCGGCCGACGGCGAGCAGCGCGTCGAGGTCGGCGACGTCGGCCTGGACGACGTGGATGGGCAGGTCCGCCAGGTGTGGGGGGATTTGGGGGGTGCGGCGCTGGAGCAGGACGCACTCCTCGCCGGCCTCGGCGAGGGCGCGGACGGTGTGGGAGCCGATGAACCCGACCCCTCCGGTAACGATGATCATGACAAGCCTTTCGCAGTAAGTCTGATCGTCAGCGGTACTGACGATCAGACTATGCCCTAAGATGGGAGCCGTGTCCACCGAGCCGAGCGCCACCGCTGACCCGCACGAGGTCCTGGGGTACCTCCTCAAGCACGCGGCCCTGAAGCTCACCGCGTTGACCGACGCAGCGCTCGAGCCACTGGGGATCGACAGCAAGGACTTCGGAGCGCTCCGGGTCCTGGCCCACCGGGAACCGACCTCGCAGCTGCAGGTGGCGCAGACCCTCGGTATCGACCGCACCACGATGGTCGCCTTGCTGGATGTACTTGAGCGCAAGGGCATCATCACGCGACGACCGGACCCCACGGACCGGCGCAGGAACGTCGTTGAGCTCACCGAACAGGGGTTGCAGACCTACGACGCGGCACAGGTGGCGTACGGGAAGGCCGAGAGCGCGTTCCTGGCCGGGATCAGTCCGAGTGCGACAAGTCAGCTTCGCCGGACACTGCGGACCCTCGTGGAGAACTGACCCGACCCCCAGCGTCGTACGACGCACGGGCCGACTTCGCCGCATGCTGTGCTCGTGCGACGGTGGACGAGATGGCGGCCAGCTGCGGACGGGTCGGCAACCAGACGGTCCGGACACCGAGCCGCTCGTTCATCGCGGCGAGCTGGTGCTCGTAGTGGACGTCTGCAGCCGTACGCACGCCACGGACGATGACCGTGGCACCACGGCGCAGGCAGTAGGTGGCGGTCAGGCCGGCCCACGCGTCGACCTCGACGTTGCCCCAGTCCGCCGGGAGGGCGTCGCGCACGCGTACCGCCCTGGCCGTGGCCTCGGCGGTCGGTTGCTTGTCGGCGTTCACCGCCAGCAGCACGATGATCCGGTCGAACATCACCCGGGCACGGGCCACCAGGTCGCCGTGCCCCGGGGTGAACGGGTCGAACGTACCGGGATAGACCGCCAACGAACCGCGCACCGACGTCAGCCGTCCGTGATGGGATAGCTGTTCTGGAAGGCGAGCCGCTGGTCAGCGTCCGCCGCGATGCCGTCAAGGTGATCGTCGAGGTTGACGAAGGCCTGCCAGGGTTCCTGCCCGGAGGCGGCAGCGAGACGGTCGACGACGAGTTGTTCGAGGTCGACGACCCGTTTGGCTTTCCAGATCTTGTCGGCGAGGCTGACGAGCAGGTCTTCGCACTCGATGCCGGGCGACTGCCAACTGGCGTGCGTCGCGGCGAAGCGCGCCAGGTACGGGCCGATGCCGGCGTCGAGCAGGATCTGTTGACCGGCCGGCTCGTGCCGCGAACCCGGCCCGGACAACTCCGCCACGTGAACGGTCTTGCCGATGTCGTGGGTGGCAGCGCCGAAGAGTACGGCGTCGCGATCGACGGCCAGGGCCGGGTAGTGGACGGCCAGCCAGCCCGTGAGCTGGGCGGCGACGTCGTGTACGGCGCGCAGATGCGCGGCCAGCCGCGGCGGCGCGTCGAGCCTGAGCAGAAGGTCACCGACCGGAGCCGGCAGCGGCCGCAGCGGCCGCAGCGGCGGATCATCCAGGGCATGGCGCAGCGTCAACGGCATATCTGCTCCATGGCGCTCGGCTGTTGGGTCCCGGCGAACAATCGTAGGGCGCAATCAACTGACCACGTGCCGCCGGTAGCGCGCAGCCCGCTGATCGGTCCGCCAGCACCAGGGGCGTTCGGGCAGTTCGACCTTGCGTCGTACGTTGGCCGGGCATCTGGTGTCCGAGGGGTACCGGACAACCTGGACCGATCGGGTGGTCCTGATCCCTGAGGGTGAAACCGGCTGACCGCGTGGATGCCCGCAAACCTGCGCCTGACCTGGGCGGAGGTCGCGGAGCCGGAAACGATCGAGGCCCAACTCTGTCCGGAGCGTGCACCCGCCGCTCAACGTTCGCGGAGTCGACCCCGGGCACCTCCAGGCGGCTGTGGTCGCAGCCCGGAGCTCGTACAACTCCAGCAGCCGCTTCGGATGCTCCGTCGAGGTGACGCCTACGCACGTCAAAATTGCCCCGTGAGGTGTCCGAGCGTCACCTCGATGCACGTCGGCCGTCAGCCGCGCTTCGATGGGCATCTGATGCGGGGGTGGGCAGATCGTCGAGGGTCACGGTGCCGTGCAGCAGCTCGACGACCCGGTCGGCGCTGATCACGCCCCGCCGGTAGGCGCGCATCGCCGCCTGCGCGTACGCCGGGGCGAGCGCCGGAGACCGAAGCTCCTGCGCGAACCGCGCGCCACGTACCTCGATGTAGTCGCCGACGGTCGGCCGCTGCACCTGCAACAGGTCGCGCTCGGCCCGGGAGATCAGCTCCAAGGTGTACGCGTGGGAAACAACCGCCGACCAGTTCACCCGATACTCGGCCGACAGGACGAACAGTCGTTGACGGGGGTAGTCCCACTCGCCCGAAAGCTCGGCCCAGCGGGCAATGACCGACGGCCCGGGCATCAGGAAGTGGATCGCGAAGGCGTCGATCAACGCTTCCCGCTCGGACCGGCCGGAGCCGCCACTGACGTCCGCCGCGTACTCGTCGGCGAGCAGGTGGTGACCGAGCTCGTGCGCGAGATTCACCCGCCGCTGACCGGCGATCGCGGCACCGTTGACCAGCGCCACGCCCACTTGACCGGTCCGCAGATAGCCGCCGTCGATCACCCCCGGACCCAGGTCGAGCGAGAACGCGAGCAGGCCCAGCCGTTCGACCATCGCCTGCAGGTCGACCAAGGGGCCGTCTCCGCAGCCGAGCAGGGCGCGCGCTTCGGCCGCGCCGGCTTCCGCTTCGGCGAGTGTGGTGACGCCCGATTGCAGGCCTGTGGCCGCCAGCGTCAGTGCTCCGACGTCGGACAGCAGCTCGACGTCGCGGCTGACCTGGTCCAGCGCGTCTTCCAGTCGCTGCACGTCATGGTCGGCCGAGATCCCGGCCCGCCTGCTGGCGAGGGTCTCCGCCGGGACGGTGAGAAACCACTCGACGGTACGGCCGAGCAGCTCGGCGATCCGCGACAGCTCAAGCGCGTCCAGTTGACGCTGGCCGAGCTCGACACGGGTCAACGCCGAGCGGTGGATGCCGAGTCGTTCGGACAGCTCACGCTGGCTGAACCCGGCCAGCTCGCGGGCGGCGGCCACCCGGCCACCCACCTCCACCCAGCTTCGCAACGGCGCACGCATCACAGCCCCAATCTTGCCTCGCCGGTGTGAAAATCACACCGCTGAAGGATAGATCGGCAAGATCTAGTGCGCCTTCCATGCCCCGACAGGTTGCAGCTGTAGTACCACCGGCGGTACCATCAAGCCATGCCGTCCGTAGAGAAGCTCGTCGAAGCGATGCGAAGAAGCCAGCAGAACATCGCCTACAACGACCTCTACCGGGTGTGCGAGCACTACTTCGGGAAGCCGCGACAAGACAGCAGCTCCCATGCGGTGTTCAAGATGCCCTGGCCAGGCGACCCTCGAGTCAATATCCAAAACGACAAAGGCAAGGCCAAGGCGTATCAGGCGCGGCAGGTGCTCAAGGCGATCGAGAAGAAGGAGGTGCTGTGATGCAGTCCGCTGACCGGCCCGAGGTGTCTCACTTCACCTACCGCGTCACGTGGTCGGCCGAGGACGGCGAGTTTCTCGCTACCTGCGCCGAGTTCCCATCCCTCTCGTGGCTGGCATCCACCCAGATCAAGGCTCTCCAGGGAATCCAGGATCTACTGCGTGAAGTGCTCGCCGACATGGAGGAGCAGGGCGAGCAGGTGCCGCAGCCGTTCGCTGACCGCAGCTACTCAGGCAAGTTCAACCTCCGCGTCGGAGAGAGCCTGCACCGCGAACTGGCTATCCGCGCCGCTGAGGATGGCATGAGCCTCAACCAGTACGTCTTGCGAAAGCTCAACGCTGCCTGAACATAGAGCTACCGGCGACCAAGCCCCGCGAGATGGTCCGGCCAGAGAACCCTGTCGCGCCGCGTTACGGCGAGGGCGATGATCGGGTCCATGACCAGCTTCCCGGCGCAGGCGCGCCGCGTACGCGACAGCACGCTTGCGCCACAACGCAGGCTGTCCGCGTTGCGGGAGTGCACCCAGCACTGCGCGCCGTACGGATTCCGCGCCACCTGGCACCACCTGGTCGTCTCCGCGCGCATCCCGCGCCGGCCGGTCGACGACCCCGGCGCGCTGGTCCGCGCCGTCGACGAACTACAGCGGGTGCGCGACGTGGTCCTGCCCCGCGGAGCCGAGTACGCCGGCCAGCGCCGTCAGGAGAAGTTGGCTGGCCGGCGGTGCGTACGGACTTCGCCGCCCTGGAACTCGTGGGGCTGGTCGGACATCGCCTACTGCCCCGACCCGGAACACCACCCGACAGCACCACTGGAGACGGTCGTCCGGGCGGTCCTCGACCGCCAAGCAGCCGGCGTCAACGCCGATACGCACTGCCTAGCGTGCGGCAAGGAACGGCGCCAACCCGGCCGCGCCTGCCCGACCTGCGGCGTCCATCCAGCCGGTCGCGCCGGACGCTGGTATGACGGTGGCTGACATCGACGAGCTGCTGCCACCCTCGCGTTCGCCTCGGGACTACCTGGATCTCGTCGCCGATCCTCGGGTCGACCAGGCGGTGTTGCACACCCTGGCAGCCAGCCCGTACTCGTTCGTGCGCCAAGCGGTCGCCGACCATCCGCTCGCCGACGCACGAACCCTGTCCACTCTGCCGACAGACGACCTCGACCGGTGGGATCGCAACCGCCTGGTCGCCACAATCGCGCGGCACCCGAACGCCGACCGGGCGGTGCTGCTCGGCGTACTGGCTGAGACGTTGATGATGCTACGGCTGCCTGACGTCAGGCCGTATGCCTGTGCCCTCGCCCTCGCGGAGCGTCCCGAGCTTGAGCCTTTCGAGGTGTCAGCCCTCAACGATCAGCCTGGCGCCTCCCGTTGGATGCGCCGCGGTGTGCGTCGTCGTCTGGCCATGCGTCCACCAGCCCACCGGTCGTTGTCGTCACCGGACTACGCCGATCGATCGTGATCTGGCTCCTGCCTACTGCGCCGCGCGTGCTCACGTGCCGGCGGGTGGCCGGGCTGGCTGGTCTGGCATCCAAATGTGTCGTCGAGGTGAGGTTGACGCACGTCAAAATCGCGAGGTGAGGTATCTGAGCCTCACCTCGATGAAGTCCCCGCCGCCTCAACACCCGTGTCCGCCGCCCGCAGTACGGGCGACGAGCTCTGTCGTCACTTATTCGGGCGATCCCATGACGTCCGCTTCTCTCAGCACTCGTCGTCGTACTCGCTCTCGGGCCGCAACGCCAGCAGGAAGGACACGAAGTCTGGGGCGAGCACGGTCACCTGGTAGTCCCACTCTTGATCTACATGGACCACCTGCGGCTCGCCGTCCGGGCCGCAGTCCCGGTAGTCGAACGCGATCATGTCGTGCCCAGCAGAGGGGCAGGTCGCGAAGTACACGCCGATCGGCGGATAGGCCCATTCCTCGATCCAGAACCAGCTGCCGGCTTCACCTGCCAGCGAGTATCGCTTCTTCCTCCCGATCCCCATGATGCTGTCTACGGCGACGTGATCCTGCGCCCATGTGGTCCGGCTCGGCGCAGGGCAGCACGGGTCACGCGGTATCCCGCCGTTGTGCGACCTCATCAGCGTCAGGTACGACGTCGGCAGACGGAAGCCCAGTTCGGCCTGCACCGATGCGATCAGAGCGTCCGACGGCGGCGCGTCGACGTAGGTGTCAAGCGCGTACTCGCTGTCGTCCCAGAACGAGGCCACAGCAAGGCCAGGATAGGCGTGCTGGACGAATTCATGGAGCATAGTGCTCCTTGCGACCGGTGACGATTGCCGTGCTGTACCTGTCAGCTGGCCATCATGGGCTGCTGGATCGCAGCGACGCTTCGATGGGCATCGGGTGCGGGGAGGGCAGGTCGTCGAGGGTCACGGTCCGGTGCAGCAGCTCGACGACCCGGTCCGCGCTGATCACGCCGCGCCGGTAGGCGCGCATCGCCGCCTGCGTGTACGCCGGGGCGAGCGCCGACGGCTGAAGCTCCTGCACGAACCGCACGCCACGGACCTCAAGGTAGTCGCCGGCCGTCGGCCGCTGCACCTGCAGCAGGTCGAACTCGGCCCGGTAGATCAGCTCCAAGGTGTACGCGTGGGAACGGCCGCCGACCAGCTCACGCGGTATTCGGCGGCCAGGATCGACTGGATCGAGGCCTACTCCACATCGCAAGCCGTCAGATCGGGCCAGTCGCCTCCATAGACGCCGTGCCGCCACTCTCGCCTTTCCGACTCGCCTCGCCGGGGGCGTGGTGCCGCCGTTGAAGCTCATCGCGTTCAATGTCCGGGATCGTCATCGACTCCGCGAGCACGGCGGCGAGCATGTCGACCTGGGTGCTGTCGATGTCGGCGTGGAAGAACCACCGGATGTTCTCATCGCGGGTGATGAGGTCGACCGCCAAGCGCCCACTCTTGTCCTGCAGCGTCGGTACTCGGACATATCGCACCCGGTCCACCGGGACGTCCTCACGGATCTCGCCTTGCTCGAGGAACGCGTTCGTCATGGCCGTGATGATGCGACGATCCGTGACGGCGACCAGTGTCTTTGCCGCCGCCTTGTCCCTCGCTGCCGCAAACCTGTCCTTTGCCCCGCTGAAGATCGCCGAGATCGAGCCGAGACCGTCGAGCTGGTCGGAAAGGCCGAGGACACGTAGGGTCTCATCGTCCTCCAGGAACCACCGCAGAATGCGGAGGTACGGCTCGATATCTAGCGATTTCGGTGCGCAGACGACGCCCGGAGCCTCAAGCGGAGGGGCTGGCGGATGCAGAGCATCGGCAAGCGGCTCGATCGCCTTGAGAAGGCGGGCGGAGGTCTGGCGGGCTGCGATCGAGTCCTTCCGTTTCCCCGGTAGCGGCAGCGTGTCGCGGCCGGGGAGCTCGGCGAGGATTCGTAGCTCCCGCGTCAGCGAGTCGATGAGTCTCGTCGTCTCGGCGAGAGCGGAGTCAAGCTCCGTACGGGTGTCGCGGACGATGACGTCGACGAGCCGCGCCTCGTCAGCGTCATCGCGGCCGGCTGCCCTCGCCTTCCCCACACGTAGCGCCTGATACCCGGTCCACGCCTTGACGGAGGACAGGAGGGCATAGGCGTCGAAGACGATCGCCTCCGCGTTTGTCTGGAGATACTCACGGCCGCGACGTACCTCGGTCCGAGCGATCTGCGCCACGTGGCCGCGGACATGCCCTCGGTACAGTTCAAGCTGCTTGCGCAGTGAGGCTTCGCTGCCCGCGACGCTGTCCCACAAGGACGGTGGGACCGATTCGATCTCTCGTGCGTGGTCAAC harbors:
- a CDS encoding DM9 repeat-containing protein gives rise to the protein MEESESGYRWETASAGQIPAGAAPHGYEEDGALLWVCRAELHGGMHPGRVRPDLGAALIAWGGAEVSVDEYEVLMDRGVWGIGSDGAVPSDATPVGREHSGEPLYVARAAVAPGALHVGKVRPAFGAANIGYGKNERTVATYEVLLDPQPAPAAHVDDRTGVQMEPTYADFGTDPARTGNVTITGIDRSWNADGHLAINACGSVELEFDVPDPGVVGEACVAVVALASMLSGSPGHAPLTVRLNGRPLADRLRIPNGGGLPQRLIFAVSAEDLLAGRNTLRVESGGDAKSMLWLYRVTIDPMHAHDQARSALESQLIADPVLRYATSRGEVTLFIDRGEHCLLEHVAWADESGAEYAVTFEAQQAAFYGWCRRPGKRPKEFRGQLIERSPATRDTSRYVAQEGWGGGWYPSHDLLLAVGVGGRPLTRLAWRDNRGGNGTIAFRDDTFLGTHQRVGEGPVGYRGRMR
- a CDS encoding HD domain-containing protein → MPLTLRHALDDPPLRPLRPLPAPVGDLLLRLDAPPRLAAHLRAVHDVAAQLTGWLAVHYPALAVDRDAVLFGAATHDIGKTVHVAELSGPGSRHEPAGQQILLDAGIGPYLARFAATHASWQSPGIECEDLLVSLADKIWKAKRVVDLEQLVVDRLAAASGQEPWQAFVNLDDHLDGIAADADQRLAFQNSYPITDG
- a CDS encoding MarR family transcriptional regulator, with translation MSTEPSATADPHEVLGYLLKHAALKLTALTDAALEPLGIDSKDFGALRVLAHREPTSQLQVAQTLGIDRTTMVALLDVLERKGIITRRPDPTDRRRNVVELTEQGLQTYDAAQVAYGKAESAFLAGISPSATSQLRRTLRTLVEN
- a CDS encoding alpha/beta hydrolase gives rise to the protein MNFPEPSLVPVNGVKLEVFEAGRQNAGKPIVLCHGWPEHAYSWRHQMQALAQASYHVIVPNQRGYGNSSRPSEVTDYDIAHLSGDLVALLDHYGYDDATFVGHDWGAMVVWGLTLLHPDRVNKVINLSLPYQERGETPWIELMESVLGGDFYFVHFNRQPGVADAVFDENTFQFLRNLYRKNLPLMEPRPGMAFIELARAEAPLGEPVMSDSELAVFVSAFESTGFTGSINWYRNLDRNWHLLADVDPIIRQPTLMIYGDRDMIAKSDRLADFVPNVDVVTLDCGHWIQQEKPDETTRAILTWLEQQDATRDR
- a CDS encoding type II toxin-antitoxin system HicB family antitoxin, whose translation is MQSADRPEVSHFTYRVTWSAEDGEFLATCAEFPSLSWLASTQIKALQGIQDLLREVLADMEEQGEQVPQPFADRSYSGKFNLRVGESLHRELAIRAAEDGMSLNQYVLRKLNAA
- a CDS encoding WYL domain-containing protein, whose translation is MRTDRLVAVLLLLQQREQVTAAEVARELEVSERTARRDLDALAMAGVPVYSTQGRGGGWRLVGGARTDLSGLTAGEARALFLVAGPASATTPAVKTALRKLVRALPEPFRAQAQAAASSIAIDPQRWGAGRADRPPPRLLDELQDAVIRGVQVRFGYVDSTGTVSERTVHPLGIVAKDPWWYLVATTETGRRTFRIDRVSSVDPTDDPVHRPADFDLAESWREIADEVDRRRMPVEIQAVCAPDGIATLRMALGDRLEVGGPTADGRVEVVIRGYSEYTLAGELAWQVEWLEVTGPAGVRDQLAAIGTALVERYG
- the coaD gene encoding pantetheine-phosphate adenylyltransferase, with product MRGSLAVYPGTFDPFTPGHGDLVARARVMFDRIIVLLAVNADKQPTAEATARAVRVRDALPADWGNVEVDAWAGLTATYCLRRGATVIVRGVRTAADVHYEHQLAAMNERLGVRTVWLPTRPQLAAISSTVARAQHAAKSARASYDAGGRVSSPRGSAVSGEADLSHSD
- a CDS encoding XRE family transcriptional regulator codes for the protein MRAPLRSWVEVGGRVAAARELAGFSQRELSERLGIHRSALTRVELGQRQLDALELSRIAELLGRTVEWFLTVPAETLASRRAGISADHDVQRLEDALDQVSRDVELLSDVGALTLAATGLQSGVTTLAEAEAGAAEARALLGCGDGPLVDLQAMVERLGLLAFSLDLGPGVIDGGYLRTGQVGVALVNGAAIAGQRRVNLAHELGHHLLADEYAADVSGGSGRSEREALIDAFAIHFLMPGPSVIARWAELSGEWDYPRQRLFVLSAEYRVNWSAVVSHAYTLELISRAERDLLQVQRPTVGDYIEVRGARFAQELRSPALAPAYAQAAMRAYRRGVISADRVVELLHGTVTLDDLPTPASDAHRSAADGRRASR
- a CDS encoding NAD(P)-dependent oxidoreductase gives rise to the protein MALGSVDTAPILGHSLIVSTADDQTYCERLVMIIVTGGVGFIGSHTVRALAEAGEECVLLQRRTPQIPPHLADLPIHVVQADVADLDALLAVGRRYPITGIVHLALALPWPATDVDPIGATGGALEAFLNIVRVAQTWGVRRVVTASTIGVYGFTSEGALTEDVPIPLGHVHAIPTFKKITELLAGHLSDVTDVDIINARICGTWGPGGHLPDPFFAAPSLAHAAARRSEPDLSGLLAPPHAEDALDLLYVKDTGRALALLQLAEKLTNSTYNVASGRATSNADVVTAIASVEPGFQCELASGGGRPVSWLDITRLREDTRFNPQYDTAAAAADYIAWLRAGNQR
- a CDS encoding toxin HicA, giving the protein MPSVEKLVEAMRRSQQNIAYNDLYRVCEHYFGKPRQDSSSHAVFKMPWPGDPRVNIQNDKGKAKAYQARQVLKAIEKKEVL
- a CDS encoding SMI1/KNR4 family protein encodes the protein MLHEFVQHAYPGLAVASFWDDSEYALDTYVDAPPSDALIASVQAELGFRLPTSYLTLMRSHNGGIPRDPCCPAPSRTTWAQDHVAVDSIMGIGRKKRYSLAGEAGSWFWIEEWAYPPIGVYFATCPSAGHDMIAFDYRDCGPDGEPQVVHVDQEWDYQVTVLAPDFVSFLLALRPESEYDDEC